TCACCAGTGATAAATTCTGCATCACGTGGATCAATATCACTTGTTACCATATCAGCTGCATCAGCATCTGTACGAGCAATTAAAATAGTTGGTACGCCAGAAACGTCAGCTGCAAGACGGCCAGCGATTAAATTTCGGATAGCGTTTTGTGTCGGTAGTAATACTTTACCGCCTAAGTGACCACATTTTTTCTCAGATGCTAATTGGTCCTCTAAGTGCACACCAGCTGCACCTGCTTCAATCATACCCTTTACCAATTCAAATACATTTAAAGGTCCACCAAAACCTGCTTCTGCATCTGCTACGATTGGAGCAAACCAATCAAAATTGTCTAAGCGACCTTCAGCATGATCAATTTGATCTGCACGTTGTAGTGCCTGATTAATACGTTTTACAACTTGAGGCACTGAATTTGCAGGATATAAAGATTGATCAGGATACATTTGTCCAGCAAGGTTTGCATCTGCTGCTACTTGCCATCCACTTAAGTAAATTGCTTTTAAACCAGCTTTTACTTGTTGTACAGCTTGATTTCCTGTTAAAGCACCTAATGCATTGATGAAATCTTCTTCATGCAAAGATTTCCATAAACGCGTAGCACCTTTTTCCGCTAAAGTATGTTGAATTTGTACGGAACCACGAAGTTTCACTACCTCTTCAGCAGTATATGGACGTTCAATCCCTTTCCAACGTTCTTCTGTTGCCCAGCTTTTTTCAAGTTGCTCAATTTGTTGTTGTCTTGTTATCATATACAAACACACCTTCCACTTTGACTTTTGTTGTTGAACGCTAGCTTTCTATTAAAAAAACACCCCTACATTTTGTTGCATAACAGCTACCGTTGTTATAAACTAATATACAACAGAGATTGTATTTTGTAATTGTTTTTGGATGAAATACCTTTTTTTTACGATAAATGAATGAATTTCTAGGATGAAGTGAAAAATTCAGGATTGGTATAGGAGGAGCATGACATGATACAAAGTACAGAAATTTTAGCGAAAGAATTAGCAGAACAGTATAGTAATTTATTAGTAGATTGGATACCCAAAGGTGCCTCAATCGCTTTAGCGGTAGGGGGAAATTACATCTATTATGTAGCAGGTGTATACGATATCTCTTTGGAAAATGGAAAGAAGATACAAAAAGGAAGTATTGCTGATCGTGTAATTAAGGAGAGAAAGAAAATTGAAACTGTTATAGATCAGGAGCTTTTAGGTATTCCATATTACGGTATTGGTTACCCTATCGACTTTTTAGGTGAGCCAGCTGCATTAATTGTTATATTGTCCCCAAATCATCCCGAAGTGAAAAGAGAACCTTTTCGTTTTATCACGGGTAAACAGCAAGACCAATGGGTACCAATTGCAATTGATAAAATTTTCTATTTTGAAAGTCTTAATAAGAAAAATTGGTTTTATGCTGACGGTGAACAATACAAAATAAATTTGACATTAAAAGAGCTCTCAAGAAGATTACCAGACTATTTTTTAAGAATTCATCGTTCCTACATTATTAACATCCATGCCATCAGTCGTATCACACGTGACTTCTCCTCAAATTTAATCATCATTATGAAAGATGGCACTGAACTACCTGTAAGTAATTCCTATTTAAATGAAGTGAAACGAATTCTTGAGTTTTAACTATTGATCCTAAAAAATAATCCAATTTTGTATTAAGGATTTAATCCACAAACATATGAATCTATTTCATCAATCTATTTTAGATTCTT
This window of the Rummeliibacillus pycnus genome carries:
- the aceA gene encoding isocitrate lyase; translation: MITRQQQIEQLEKSWATEERWKGIERPYTAEEVVKLRGSVQIQHTLAEKGATRLWKSLHEEDFINALGALTGNQAVQQVKAGLKAIYLSGWQVAADANLAGQMYPDQSLYPANSVPQVVKRINQALQRADQIDHAEGRLDNFDWFAPIVADAEAGFGGPLNVFELVKGMIEAGAAGVHLEDQLASEKKCGHLGGKVLLPTQNAIRNLIAGRLAADVSGVPTILIARTDADAADMVTSDIDPRDAEFITGERTPEGFFRTRAGIDQAIARGLAYAPYADLVWCETSKPDLEEAKKFADAIHAKFPGKLLAYNCSPSFNWKANLDDETIAKYQVELGKMGYKFQFVTLAGFHALNHSMFKLAHDYKDNGMAAYSKLQQEEFASEENGYTATKHQREVGTGYFDEVSQVISGGTSSTTAMKGSTETAQFI
- a CDS encoding LytTR family DNA-binding domain-containing protein, which encodes MIQSTEILAKELAEQYSNLLVDWIPKGASIALAVGGNYIYYVAGVYDISLENGKKIQKGSIADRVIKERKKIETVIDQELLGIPYYGIGYPIDFLGEPAALIVILSPNHPEVKREPFRFITGKQQDQWVPIAIDKIFYFESLNKKNWFYADGEQYKINLTLKELSRRLPDYFLRIHRSYIINIHAISRITRDFSSNLIIIMKDGTELPVSNSYLNEVKRILEF